The Terriglobia bacterium region CCGTGTGCGAGCCGTTCGCGTCTACCTTGCTGCCGTCGAGGGTTACGTCGGTGGCGTTTTGCGTCTGCCAGGTCAGCGTGGCGGACTGGCCGGGCTGAATTGTATCGGGGCTGGCGCTCAGCGATGCGGTGGGCGCCGGTGGCGGGGACGGCGGCGGTGGTGGCGGCGGCGGCGCGACCTTCTTCTTGCATCCGCCCAGAGTCAGCACACTGGCCAACAGTACGATGAGAATAGTCCACTTCATCCTGTCGTGCTTCACTTCTCTCCTCCCATCAAACGCAAGCGAAACCGCGGTTAAAGTGTGGCGCCGGAAGACACCCAGATGCGCCCGGCGTCCTGTCTCGAACCCAACAATGTACACCCGGAAGGCCCGAAATTGATTGCGCTGGCAACGGCTTTAGCACATAGCGCTGTGATGCGTTCCTTGCCCGCTGTTGAAACTCTATTTCCAACTCCAGTTCGGCTGCGTGTTGTGTCCGGAGCTGGTCAACTGGTGTTGCTGCGCCCCGTCGGCCAGCATGGTCCAGATCTCATCGCGGCCGCCGCGGTTGGACTGAAACACGATGTGCCTCCCGTCGGGCGACCACGAGGGAAAATCGTTGCGTCCGCCCTCGTGCGTCAACTGCACGATCTGCTTGCTGGCGATGTCCATCACGTAGATGTCCTGCGCCCCCGGCATCCCGGGCCCGTAGTGCCGGATCCAGGCAAAGGCGAGAAACTGGCCGTTCGGCGACCACGACGGCGAGACCGCGTAACCCTGGTCGGTCATGCGCTGCGGGTTGGTGCCGTCCGACTCCATCATATAAATCTGCGGCAACCCGGTGCGCCCGCTGACCCAGGCGATCTGCGCTCCGGTCTTCGGGTTCCACACCGGCGCGACGTCGGGACCATGATAGGCCGTGACCCGCCGCAGGTGGGAGCCGTCGCTGTCGCAGATGAATATTTCCGGATCGCCGGTGCGCGAGGTGGAAAACGCGATCTGCTTGCCTTCCGGCGACCACGCCGGCGACAGGTTGGTGCCGCCGAAATGCGGAAAGCTCACCATGCGCCCGAGGTCAAGCGAGTACATGGCGATGTTCCACCCGCCACCGGTCATGGCGCTAAAGGCGACGCGCGAACTGTCGGGCGAGAAGCGTGGCGACAGCGCGATCGAGCCCAGATGGGTAAGCGGGCGCTGGTTGGCGCCGTCGTAATCCATCACCCAGATTTCCTTGTGCCCGCTGCGCGCGCTGACGAAAGCAATTTTGCTTTCCGCGATGCCCTGGATTCCGCCGCCCAGGCGAAAGATGATCTCGTCGGCAAAGCGGTGCGCGATGAGGCGCGCGTTCTCCGGCGTGGCTTTCTCGCGGTATTGCTTGCCCAGCACTTGCGGGGATTGCGTGTTCTTGACGTCGTAGAGCCAGCCCTGCACGAGCACGTCGCCGGCGGAGGCGCTCAGGTTGCCAAAGGCAAGCATCCCGGCGTTCGCCGGGGGATTGGCCCAGGCATCCAGTTTGACCTCGTCGGGCGCACCCGGCACCTGCAGCGGGTAGAAGCTTTTCGAAACCACGTCGAAGATGCCGGCTTGGCTGAGGTCGTTCCACAGGGTGTCGTCGAAGACCTTCAGCAGTGCTTCGCTGGTGGGATCGGCCGAGGCCTGC contains the following coding sequences:
- the tolB gene encoding Tol-Pal system beta propeller repeat protein TolB, coding for MIKRSAFALVAVLLLAGSALAQQDWIRTGTGLGVEKVRLAVPDFKQASADPTSEALLKVFDDTLWNDLSQAGIFDVVSKSFYPLQVPGAPDEVKLDAWANPPANAGMLAFGNLSASAGDVLVQGWLYDVKNTQSPQVLGKQYREKATPENARLIAHRFADEIIFRLGGGIQGIAESKIAFVSARSGHKEIWVMDYDGANQRPLTHLGSIALSPRFSPDSSRVAFSAMTGGGWNIAMYSLDLGRMVSFPHFGGTNLSPAWSPEGKQIAFSTSRTGDPEIFICDSDGSHLRRVTAYHGPDVAPVWNPKTGAQIAWVSGRTGLPQIYMMESDGTNPQRMTDQGYAVSPSWSPNGQFLAFAWIRHYGPGMPGAQDIYVMDIASKQIVQLTHEGGRNDFPSWSPDGRHIVFQSNRGGRDEIWTMLADGAQQHQLTSSGHNTQPNWSWK